The following coding sequences are from one Deinococcus apachensis DSM 19763 window:
- a CDS encoding XRE family transcriptional regulator gives MTSSSPLADLSAWLRERRGALGLRQDEVARRTALHGGEAGTVTQPYLSRLERGVRPLDALTPARQDALRRALEISAGEWVARTGLPLLSRESSDDALTALELFRVPVRALATAGLPLTEDSSSVIDIELVPAREHRPGMLVLEVQGDSMTEPGGGGIRPGDRVYVDPGDLDLREGRVYVLHVTGLGLTVKRLRRYGDHVWLTSDNPDHPPVRPEEATIVGRVYFHQPRGTRL, from the coding sequence ATGACTTCCTCTTCTCCCCTTGCCGATCTGTCCGCCTGGCTGCGCGAGCGGCGGGGCGCGCTGGGGCTGCGGCAGGACGAGGTGGCGCGGCGCACGGCGCTCCACGGCGGCGAGGCGGGCACAGTCACGCAGCCCTACCTCAGCCGCCTGGAACGGGGAGTGCGGCCCCTGGACGCCCTCACGCCCGCCCGGCAGGACGCGCTGCGGCGGGCGCTGGAGATCAGCGCGGGCGAGTGGGTGGCGCGGACCGGGCTGCCGCTCCTCTCGCGGGAAAGCAGCGACGACGCACTCACCGCCCTCGAACTGTTCCGCGTGCCGGTGCGTGCCCTCGCCACGGCGGGTCTGCCGCTGACGGAGGATTCCAGCAGCGTCATCGACATCGAACTCGTCCCCGCGCGCGAGCACCGCCCCGGCATGCTGGTGCTGGAGGTCCAGGGCGACTCCATGACCGAGCCGGGGGGCGGCGGTATCCGCCCGGGCGACCGCGTCTACGTGGACCCCGGCGACCTCGACCTGCGCGAGGGCCGGGTGTATGTGCTGCACGTGACCGGCCTGGGCCTGACCGTCAAGCGGCTGCGGCGCTACGGCGATCACGTCTGGCTCACCAGCGACAACCCCGATCATCCCCCGGTGCGCCCGGAGGAGGCGACCATCGTGGGCCGGGTGTACTTCCACCAGCCGCGCGGAACGCGCCTGTAG
- a CDS encoding NADP-dependent isocitrate dehydrogenase — translation MNTTASHPQNADAPQSTLTPIAVAPGDGIGPEIMGATLRVLEAAGARIEPHPVEVGQEVYLRGVSSGVAPEAWEVLRRTGVLLKGPITTPQGGGYKSVNVTLRKAMGLYANVRPARAYAPFVATHHPGMDLVIVRENEEDLYAGIEHRQTDEVYQCLKLVTRDGCERVIRYAFEYARAHGRRKVTAMSKDNIMKLTDGLFHRVFDEVAREYPDLGADHMIVDIGAARLGARPEAFDVIVTLNLYGDILSDIASEVAGSVGLGGSANIGQSVALFEAVHGSAPDIAGQDKANPSGLLNAAALMLTHIGQGDVAARVLNAWLRTLEDGIHTGDIAGEHTTQRVGTQAFAQAIIDRLGQMPQRLPAVSGEAASQIQVQVKPRPRAQKVLVGVDVFLEWWEADRQPDVLGTQLQRAANTDWKLDMISNRGVKVWPQGLPETTCSDHWRCRFLWQGARPLTHADVLALLARVSDVGLDFVKTEHLYTFDGQPGYTAGQGQ, via the coding sequence ATGAACACGACTGCCTCCCATCCCCAGAACGCCGACGCGCCCCAGTCCACCCTCACTCCCATCGCCGTCGCGCCCGGTGACGGCATCGGTCCCGAAATCATGGGGGCCACGCTGCGGGTGTTGGAGGCGGCGGGGGCGCGCATCGAGCCCCATCCGGTCGAGGTGGGCCAGGAGGTCTACCTGCGCGGCGTGAGCTCCGGGGTCGCGCCGGAGGCCTGGGAGGTTCTGCGGCGCACCGGGGTGCTGCTCAAGGGGCCGATCACCACCCCCCAGGGCGGCGGGTACAAGAGCGTGAACGTGACGCTCCGCAAGGCGATGGGGCTGTACGCCAACGTGCGCCCGGCCCGCGCCTATGCGCCCTTCGTCGCCACCCACCACCCCGGCATGGACCTGGTGATCGTGCGGGAGAACGAGGAGGACCTGTACGCGGGGATCGAGCACCGCCAGACCGACGAGGTGTACCAGTGCCTGAAGCTGGTGACCCGGGACGGCTGCGAGCGGGTCATCCGTTACGCCTTTGAGTACGCCCGCGCGCATGGCCGCCGCAAGGTCACGGCCATGAGCAAGGACAACATCATGAAGCTCACCGACGGCCTGTTCCACCGGGTCTTCGACGAGGTGGCCCGGGAGTACCCGGACCTGGGCGCTGACCACATGATCGTGGACATCGGGGCGGCGCGGCTGGGGGCCCGGCCCGAAGCTTTCGACGTGATCGTGACCCTCAACCTCTACGGTGACATCCTCTCCGACATCGCCTCGGAGGTGGCGGGCTCGGTGGGTCTGGGCGGCAGCGCGAATATCGGGCAGAGCGTGGCGCTCTTCGAGGCGGTTCACGGCAGTGCCCCCGACATCGCCGGGCAGGACAAGGCCAACCCCAGCGGCCTGCTGAACGCGGCGGCCCTGATGCTGACCCACATCGGGCAGGGGGACGTGGCTGCGCGGGTGCTCAACGCCTGGCTGCGGACGCTGGAAGACGGCATTCACACCGGGGACATTGCGGGGGAACACACGACCCAGCGGGTGGGCACCCAGGCGTTCGCGCAGGCCATCATCGACCGCCTGGGGCAGATGCCGCAGCGCCTGCCCGCCGTGAGTGGCGAGGCAGCCTCCCAGATTCAGGTGCAGGTCAAACCCCGTCCCCGCGCCCAGAAGGTGCTCGTGGGCGTGGACGTATTCCTGGAGTGGTGGGAGGCCGACCGTCAGCCAGACGTGCTGGGCACCCAACTTCAGAGGGCAGCCAATACCGACTGGAAACTCGACATGATCTCCAACCGGGGCGTGAAGGTCTGGCCGCAGGGTCTGCCCGAGACGACCTGCTCGGACCACTGGCGCTGCCGCTTCCTGTGGCAGGGGGCGCGGCCCCTCACCCACGCGGACGTGCTGGCGCTGCTCGCCCGCGTCTCGGACGTGGGGCTGGACTTCGTGAAGACCGAGCACCTGTACACCTTCGACGGCCAGCCGGGGTACACCGCCGGGCAGGGGCAGTAG
- the rpsO gene encoding 30S ribosomal protein S15 — MIDKKQTIQTYAKSSNDTGSTAVQVALLTERINNLSRHLTENQKDKHGQRGLQLLNGQRRRLLKYLERTSYDEYIALTDRLNIRRGQRVIR; from the coding sequence GTGATCGACAAAAAGCAGACCATTCAGACCTACGCCAAGAGCAGCAACGACACCGGCAGCACCGCCGTGCAGGTGGCGCTCCTGACCGAGCGCATCAACAACCTGTCGCGCCACCTGACCGAAAACCAGAAGGACAAGCACGGCCAGCGCGGCCTGCAACTCCTGAACGGCCAGCGCCGCCGCCTCCTGAAGTACCTGGAGCGCACCAGCTACGACGAGTACATCGCCCTGACGGATCGCCTGAACATCCGCCGCGGCCAGCGCGTCATCCGCTGA
- a CDS encoding arsinothricin resistance N-acetyltransferase ArsN1 family A, with protein MTRTRAATPDDAPAITRIYNQGIRDRVATFETRERGEAEVRERLVGPQPAVVVMDDAGNVVAFAWSSPYSTRPAYATIGDHGVYVAREARGQGYGEAALRALMVAARQAGLHKLTSRIFADNEPSRRLHLRCGFREVGLQYRHARLDGEWRDVVVVEALLDG; from the coding sequence ATGACCCGTACCCGGGCGGCCACGCCGGACGACGCTCCCGCCATCACCCGCATCTACAACCAGGGCATCCGGGACCGGGTGGCGACCTTCGAGACGCGGGAGCGCGGCGAGGCGGAGGTGCGCGAGAGGCTGGTCGGTCCGCAGCCCGCCGTCGTCGTGATGGATGATGCCGGGAACGTCGTGGCCTTTGCCTGGAGCAGCCCCTACAGCACCCGCCCGGCCTACGCGACCATCGGGGATCACGGCGTCTATGTCGCGCGGGAGGCCCGGGGACAGGGGTACGGCGAGGCGGCCCTGCGTGCCCTGATGGTTGCTGCACGGCAGGCCGGGCTCCACAAGCTCACCAGCCGCATCTTCGCGGACAACGAACCCAGCCGCCGACTGCACCTGCGCTGCGGCTTCCGCGAGGTCGGCCTTCAGTACCGCCACGCCCGGCTGGACGGTGAGTGGCGCGATGTGGTGGTCGTGGAGGCCTTGCTGGACGGGTGA
- a CDS encoding GNAT family N-acetyltransferase, with product MTLPVTVRRVTDPDDPALAAFGRIQEQSYYAPDMLIPPAAFPHLVAGGGRGERRDRILVAENAAGQVLGGTVYHLLPEAGFSSFVAVARDARGRGVSRALHEARLEDIRAHGLKGLFADSVFPGREDAADREAEARVGTDPVARRRALHALGYRTVDVPYWQPVGGPNGGPLTDLDLIYDPLDGASTVPTRLVTSTLRAYWSGWLGQSRARREAEALAERAGSDTLALLPATETPRYWQGKGVEQ from the coding sequence ATGACCCTGCCCGTCACCGTCCGCCGCGTGACCGACCCCGACGACCCGGCGCTGGCCGCGTTCGGCCGGATACAGGAACAGAGCTACTACGCGCCCGACATGCTGATCCCCCCCGCCGCCTTTCCGCACCTCGTGGCGGGCGGGGGCCGGGGAGAGCGGCGCGACCGAATTCTGGTCGCCGAGAACGCCGCGGGGCAGGTGCTGGGCGGCACCGTCTACCACCTGCTGCCCGAGGCGGGCTTCAGCTCTTTCGTCGCCGTGGCGAGGGACGCGCGGGGCCGGGGCGTCAGCCGCGCCCTGCACGAGGCACGGCTGGAGGACATCCGCGCCCACGGCCTGAAGGGCCTCTTCGCCGACAGCGTCTTTCCCGGACGCGAGGACGCCGCCGACCGCGAGGCCGAAGCCCGGGTGGGCACCGACCCGGTCGCGCGACGACGCGCCCTGCACGCCCTGGGTTACCGAACCGTGGACGTGCCCTACTGGCAACCCGTGGGCGGCCCAAATGGCGGCCCCCTGACCGACCTTGACCTGATCTACGACCCGCTGGATGGCGCGAGTACCGTACCCACCCGCCTGGTAACCTCCACCCTCCGCGCCTACTGGTCCGGCTGGCTGGGCCAGAGCCGCGCCCGGAGAGAAGCCGAAGCCCTGGCCGAGCGCGCTGGAAGCGACACCCTGGCCCTCCTGCCCGCGACCGAGACGCCGAGGTACTGGCAGGGGAAGGGGGTGGAGCAGTAA
- a CDS encoding gamma-glutamylcyclotransferase family protein yields the protein MADPLTRVFVYGTLMPGERNAGVAARGGPFEAAPARLPGFRLLHLLPEAYPVIVPGQPGEQVRGYVLTYPQDGWDRALPFLDALEGVHETPPLYTRECVTVRLDGGGSVPVWVYVYAAAGRLDQPGVVPVPGGDWRHLPDRTRPRPGDR from the coding sequence ATGGCCGACCCCCTGACCCGCGTCTTCGTGTACGGCACCCTGATGCCCGGCGAGCGCAACGCCGGTGTGGCCGCGCGGGGTGGTCCGTTCGAGGCTGCCCCCGCCCGCCTGCCCGGCTTCCGGCTGCTGCATCTCCTTCCCGAAGCGTATCCCGTCATCGTGCCGGGACAACCCGGGGAGCAGGTGCGCGGCTACGTCCTGACCTACCCCCAGGACGGCTGGGACCGCGCCCTACCTTTCCTGGACGCGCTGGAGGGGGTCCACGAGACACCGCCGCTGTACACCCGCGAGTGCGTGACGGTCAGGCTGGACGGGGGTGGAAGTGTCCCAGTCTGGGTGTACGTGTATGCCGCTGCTGGACGCCTGGACCAGCCGGGGGTGGTTCCCGTCCCGGGGGGTGACTGGCGCCATCTACCGGACCGAACGAGGCCCCGTCCGGGTGACCGCTAG
- a CDS encoding aminoglycoside phosphotransferase family protein: MAQPVVRAYAESLGAPGRRWLDSLPRAVQQQCREWGLRLGEALPGGSRSYVCRVTTADGGRAVLKLALPEPILNTQIATLVAARGQGYVQVLAHDPGRGALLMEALGPPIEESLDDVPAVLPVLVGTLMQAWRGTAELARSLPEPSEHKAAGLLALVRDSVRQEEDPALHAVADQAVRYARERLAAHDPARQVLVHGDPHVGNLLPVEASRPGAETGHVFVDPEGFLCEPEYDLGVALRGWNGRLLASADPHSEVRAWCGAVARATGTEAEAVWQWAYLERVSTGLFLKRHGLTRVGAPFLEVARRLLPV; the protein is encoded by the coding sequence ATGGCACAACCCGTCGTGCGGGCCTATGCGGAAAGCCTGGGCGCTCCCGGCCGCCGCTGGCTCGATTCACTGCCCCGTGCCGTCCAGCAGCAATGCCGCGAGTGGGGCTTACGGCTGGGCGAGGCGCTCCCCGGAGGAAGCCGTTCCTACGTCTGCCGGGTGACCACTGCGGACGGCGGGCGGGCCGTCCTCAAACTGGCCCTGCCGGAACCCATCCTGAACACGCAGATAGCAACGCTGGTGGCCGCGCGGGGACAAGGCTACGTGCAGGTACTCGCCCATGACCCTGGCCGGGGTGCGCTCCTGATGGAAGCCCTCGGGCCGCCGATTGAGGAATCGCTGGACGATGTGCCCGCCGTGCTGCCCGTTCTGGTCGGGACGCTGATGCAGGCCTGGCGGGGAACGGCCGAACTCGCCCGGTCCCTGCCGGAGCCGTCCGAGCACAAGGCCGCCGGGCTGCTCGCCCTGGTGCGTGACTCGGTGCGGCAGGAGGAGGACCCCGCCCTGCACGCCGTGGCCGATCAGGCGGTGCGCTATGCCCGGGAACGCCTGGCGGCCCATGATCCTGCCCGGCAGGTTCTGGTTCACGGCGACCCCCACGTGGGGAATCTGCTGCCCGTCGAGGCCAGCCGTCCGGGCGCCGAGACCGGCCACGTGTTCGTGGACCCGGAGGGCTTTCTGTGCGAACCGGAGTACGACCTCGGGGTCGCTTTGAGAGGCTGGAACGGGCGTCTTCTGGCCTCGGCCGACCCCCACTCGGAGGTGCGCGCCTGGTGCGGGGCGGTGGCGCGGGCGACGGGGACGGAGGCCGAGGCCGTCTGGCAGTGGGCCTACCTGGAGCGGGTCTCGACCGGGCTCTTTTTGAAGCGTCACGGCCTCACCCGGGTGGGCGCTCCCTTCCTGGAGGTGGCGCGCCGACTTCTCCCCGTCTGA
- a CDS encoding helix-turn-helix transcriptional regulator, translating into MLSSSIPRREDRHRLLIRAELTSPIPTPPMTDPAPDSQWTFLTNHSHVLLCLVREPDATLRQVADLVGITERAVQRIVRELEQAGVLTRTREGRRNRYTVDPGFHLRHPLEAHRTVGHLLALLEEAQAAPLPQPA; encoded by the coding sequence TTGCTCAGCTCGTCCATCCCCCGGCGGGAGGACCGGCATAGACTGCTGATCCGCGCCGAACTGACCTCGCCGATTCCTACCCCACCCATGACTGACCCTGCCCCCGACAGCCAGTGGACCTTCCTGACCAACCACAGCCACGTGCTGCTGTGCCTGGTGCGGGAGCCCGACGCCACCCTGCGGCAGGTCGCCGACTTGGTCGGGATCACCGAACGCGCCGTGCAGCGCATTGTGCGGGAACTGGAGCAGGCGGGCGTTCTCACGCGCACCCGTGAGGGCCGCCGCAACAGGTACACGGTAGACCCCGGCTTCCACCTGCGTCACCCGTTGGAGGCGCACCGGACGGTCGGACACCTGCTGGCATTGTTGGAGGAGGCCCAGGCTGCGCCCCTTCCGCAGCCCGCCTAA
- a CDS encoding tetratricopeptide repeat protein — protein sequence MIDVATTWQQACTALAGGDYDVAFGVLEGAMHEARKPEQARIALYLASVHALYGDTAEIGAALREARTLNSGLREDPLYLALSAELDARTRGPDAAPPPPAVREAADPLTRYHAVAALALAEQPQAALDVHLPVAELPEHLRWRLRSWQADCEEQLGHLQEAAHLYAEAAHHAGGLNRAIMLQEGAALLLQLGQPQEAKAALDQARPLYTGHDPEEGLNLATWHYLQAQALLNLGKPEEALSSIREADRLERAHGDPSYGVALVWGQVMTHLGQHEEALQHFERALTLATDADRPYALHELGVALLDLDRPVEARERLEAVLADPDYPYAPEVLADLAECDYRLGRLQEAQTAAEQALAQGAVVPASLVLGSVALDYYHLDEALDHYERVVREAAPHSRDWITGHQMAADVMAQQGFRDPAAAYAHAQQALEYTPESDDWYGTLQDYLNKAQTLMGEKSGRMLN from the coding sequence ATGATCGACGTCGCCACCACCTGGCAGCAGGCTTGCACGGCGCTCGCGGGGGGCGACTATGACGTGGCATTCGGCGTGTTGGAAGGCGCCATGCACGAGGCCCGCAAGCCCGAGCAGGCGCGGATTGCGCTGTACCTCGCCAGCGTCCACGCCCTGTACGGGGACACCGCCGAGATCGGCGCGGCCCTGCGCGAGGCCCGCACCCTGAACTCCGGCCTACGCGAGGACCCGCTGTACCTCGCCCTGAGTGCCGAACTCGACGCCCGCACCCGCGGCCCCGATGCCGCGCCTCCCCCGCCCGCCGTGCGCGAGGCCGCCGACCCCCTGACCCGCTACCACGCCGTCGCGGCCCTCGCCCTGGCCGAGCAGCCCCAGGCCGCGCTCGACGTTCACCTGCCCGTGGCCGAGCTGCCCGAACACCTGCGCTGGCGGCTCAGGAGCTGGCAGGCCGACTGCGAGGAGCAACTTGGGCACCTCCAGGAGGCCGCGCACCTGTACGCGGAGGCAGCGCACCACGCGGGCGGACTGAACCGCGCGATCATGCTGCAAGAGGGCGCCGCGCTGCTGCTGCAACTCGGCCAGCCGCAGGAGGCGAAGGCGGCACTCGACCAGGCCCGCCCCCTCTACACCGGCCACGACCCGGAGGAGGGGCTAAACCTCGCCACCTGGCATTACCTCCAGGCGCAGGCTCTCCTCAACCTCGGCAAGCCCGAGGAGGCGCTCTCCAGCATCCGTGAGGCCGACCGGCTGGAACGCGCCCACGGCGACCCGAGCTACGGCGTGGCCCTCGTCTGGGGCCAGGTCATGACGCACCTCGGCCAGCACGAAGAGGCCCTGCAGCACTTCGAGCGGGCCCTGACGCTCGCCACCGACGCCGACCGCCCCTACGCGCTGCACGAACTCGGGGTAGCCCTGCTCGACCTCGACCGCCCGGTGGAGGCCCGCGAGCGGCTGGAAGCCGTCCTCGCCGATCCCGACTACCCCTACGCGCCCGAGGTCCTGGCCGATCTTGCCGAGTGCGATTACCGGCTGGGGCGCTTGCAGGAGGCGCAGACCGCCGCCGAGCAGGCGCTCGCGCAGGGGGCGGTCGTACCCGCCAGCCTGGTGCTGGGCAGCGTGGCGCTCGACTACTACCACCTTGACGAGGCGCTGGACCACTACGAGCGGGTGGTGCGCGAGGCGGCCCCGCACAGCCGCGACTGGATCACCGGGCACCAGATGGCCGCCGACGTGATGGCCCAGCAGGGCTTCCGCGACCCCGCCGCCGCCTATGCCCACGCCCAGCAGGCGCTGGAATACACCCCCGAGAGTGACGACTGGTACGGCACCCTGCAGGATTATCTGAATAAGGCGCAGACGCTGATGGGCGAGAAGAGCGGGCGGATGCTGAACTGA
- a CDS encoding S1C family serine protease — MNAAWRAATRGLTLSLALLLSGATVSAQTAAPTTPAQRQANTPAPLSASETASLRALYQKLRPATLRIEDCPPNDCTEPDGVGTAFLIGDGYALTAYHVVFEAQRLSAVTLDKKRYTVQVIGYDDQADLALLKVNVPAGTPSMPLAAARPAVGDPALAIGNGGGAFLTPKTGRLTGLDSDAGRADFPPGTLELNAQLIPGDSGGPIINARGEVMGVVSYISVGGSRRGIGAPSGGAGNITAYAVPVTRTSQALADLRKGVKRDAPVIGIGLDNRLDFAFALPAENFKEFSDAFDLDLGTTPGAFFTSVSQGSPASRAGLQPLAFDQNGKRTSGDIVTAVNGRAIANFSDFQYAVRRYQPGQTVTLTVLRGGKKIEVKLTLAARTEVRN; from the coding sequence ATGAACGCAGCCTGGAGGGCCGCCACGCGCGGTCTGACCCTGTCGCTGGCGCTGCTGCTCAGCGGCGCCACCGTTTCCGCCCAGACCGCCGCCCCCACGACCCCTGCCCAGCGGCAGGCGAACACTCCCGCTCCCCTCAGTGCCAGCGAGACCGCGAGCCTGCGCGCCCTGTACCAGAAGCTGCGCCCCGCGACCCTGCGGATTGAGGACTGCCCTCCGAATGACTGTACCGAGCCCGACGGCGTGGGCACCGCCTTCCTGATCGGTGACGGGTACGCCCTGACCGCCTACCACGTGGTCTTCGAGGCCCAGCGCCTGAGCGCCGTGACACTCGACAAGAAGCGCTATACCGTGCAGGTGATCGGCTACGACGACCAGGCCGACCTCGCCCTGTTGAAGGTGAACGTGCCTGCTGGCACACCCTCCATGCCGCTTGCCGCCGCTCGCCCCGCCGTGGGTGATCCGGCGCTCGCCATCGGGAATGGGGGCGGCGCCTTCCTGACCCCCAAGACCGGGCGCCTGACCGGTCTGGACAGCGACGCCGGACGCGCGGACTTCCCACCCGGCACGCTGGAGCTGAACGCGCAGCTTATCCCGGGAGACAGCGGCGGGCCGATCATCAACGCCCGCGGCGAGGTGATGGGCGTGGTGAGCTACATCAGCGTGGGCGGGTCCAGACGGGGAATCGGTGCTCCCAGTGGCGGGGCGGGGAACATCACCGCCTATGCTGTCCCCGTCACGCGCACGAGTCAGGCCCTCGCCGATCTCCGTAAAGGGGTGAAGCGGGACGCCCCCGTGATTGGTATCGGCCTCGACAACCGCCTGGACTTCGCCTTTGCATTGCCCGCCGAGAACTTCAAGGAGTTCAGCGACGCCTTCGACCTCGACCTGGGGACTACGCCGGGCGCTTTCTTCACTTCGGTCTCGCAGGGCAGCCCCGCCTCCCGCGCAGGTCTGCAACCCCTCGCCTTCGATCAGAACGGCAAGCGCACCTCGGGTGACATCGTGACCGCCGTCAATGGCCGCGCCATCGCCAACTTCTCCGACTTCCAGTACGCCGTCCGCCGCTACCAGCCCGGTCAGACGGTCACCCTCACAGTGCTGCGGGGCGGCAAGAAGATCGAGGTCAAGCTGACCCTGGCGGCGCGCACTGAAGTTCGCAACTGA
- a CDS encoding glutamine--tRNA ligase/YqeY domain fusion protein, which produces MTAPDSSSSTALPSDVGRGEGASGSHVAPNFITEIMERDLGSGKYPQIVTRFPPEPNGYMHLGHAFACSLDFGTALDFGGRCHLRLDDTNPEAESMEFAEGLMRDVRWLGWDWGDHLYFASDDYERYYGYAEELIGRGLAYVDSVSQEEMSRLRGTVDTPGTPSPYRDRTPEENLDLFRRMRAGEFREGEHVLRAKIDLASPNMKLRDPVLYRIMYAEHYRTGNDWCIYPMYDFQHPLQDAMEGVTHSLCSLEYVDNRAIYDWLMEQLFAGKPRPHQYEFGRRSLEYTIVSKRKLRRLVEEGFVTGWDDPRMPTIAAQRRRGVTAEAIRAFASQIGVSRTNRTVDIALYEHAVRDDLNHRAPRVMAVLDPVRVMIGNLPEGETRLLSLPYWPHDVIRDSPDGLVALPTGERVAPEQAVRGVPLTRELYIEREDFSLDPPKGYKRLTRGGTVRLRGAGIIRADEVETDAQGNVTAIHATLLGEDAKAAGVIHWVSAGQAVPAEFRLYDRLFRVAHPEGENPDDILPPFDPERMSHENEAAPVDVGFLRYLNPHSLRVMRGVVEPSVADDPANTRYQFERQGYFWRDPVDSREGALVFGRIMTLKDTWAKEVGKAEGARPKAEAPKVEAPQAAGPKPHAVSLTPEQDAEVARLTAQGVAEADARTLARDAVLGEFFVGANAGKHAAQVAAWIVNDLAPGLRSGESRLAAADLPALAALLAGGQISTRIAKEVLARAAESGEAPAAIVEREGLRVVTDTGAIEAAIREVMSANPDKVEAYRGGKTGLMGFFTGQVMRATGGKADPKVVAERLGAALKG; this is translated from the coding sequence ATGACGGCCCCCGATTCTTCCTCCAGCACGGCCCTGCCCAGCGACGTGGGCAGGGGTGAGGGGGCTTCCGGCTCCCACGTGGCCCCCAACTTCATCACTGAGATCATGGAGCGCGACCTGGGCAGCGGGAAATACCCGCAGATCGTGACCCGCTTTCCGCCCGAGCCCAACGGCTACATGCACCTGGGCCACGCCTTCGCATGCTCGCTCGACTTCGGCACGGCGCTCGACTTCGGCGGGCGCTGTCACCTGCGCCTAGACGACACCAACCCCGAGGCCGAGAGCATGGAGTTCGCTGAGGGGCTGATGCGGGACGTGCGCTGGCTGGGGTGGGACTGGGGGGATCACCTCTACTTCGCTTCGGACGACTACGAGCGCTACTACGGGTACGCCGAGGAACTCATCGGGCGCGGGCTGGCCTACGTCGACAGCGTGAGCCAGGAGGAGATGTCGCGGCTGCGCGGCACGGTGGATACCCCGGGCACGCCGAGCCCCTACCGCGACCGCACGCCGGAGGAGAACCTCGACCTGTTCCGCCGGATGCGTGCGGGAGAGTTCCGGGAGGGCGAGCACGTCCTTAGGGCCAAGATTGACCTCGCCAGCCCCAACATGAAGCTGCGCGACCCGGTGCTGTACCGCATCATGTACGCCGAGCACTACCGCACGGGGAACGACTGGTGCATCTACCCGATGTACGACTTCCAGCATCCCCTCCAGGACGCGATGGAGGGCGTGACGCACAGCCTGTGCAGCCTGGAGTACGTGGACAACCGCGCGATCTACGACTGGCTGATGGAGCAGCTCTTCGCCGGAAAGCCCCGCCCGCACCAGTACGAGTTCGGGCGCCGCAGCCTGGAATACACCATCGTGAGCAAGCGCAAGCTGCGCCGCCTCGTCGAGGAAGGCTTCGTGACCGGCTGGGACGATCCGCGCATGCCGACCATCGCGGCGCAGCGGCGGCGGGGCGTGACCGCCGAGGCCATCCGCGCCTTCGCCTCGCAGATCGGGGTGAGCCGCACGAACCGCACGGTGGACATCGCCCTGTACGAGCACGCCGTGCGCGACGACCTGAACCACAGGGCGCCGCGCGTGATGGCCGTCCTTGACCCCGTGCGGGTGATGATTGGCAACCTCCCGGAAGGGGAGACGCGCCTCCTCTCCCTCCCGTACTGGCCCCACGACGTAATTCGCGACTCGCCGGACGGTCTGGTGGCCCTGCCGACCGGCGAGCGGGTGGCGCCGGAGCAGGCCGTGCGGGGCGTCCCCCTCACCCGCGAGCTGTACATCGAGCGCGAGGACTTCTCTCTCGATCCTCCGAAGGGCTACAAGCGGCTGACGAGGGGCGGTACGGTGCGGCTGCGCGGCGCGGGGATCATCCGGGCGGACGAGGTGGAGACGGACGCGCAGGGGAACGTCACGGCGATCCACGCCACCCTGCTCGGCGAGGACGCGAAGGCCGCTGGGGTGATCCACTGGGTGAGCGCCGGTCAGGCCGTTCCCGCCGAGTTCCGCCTGTACGACCGCCTCTTCCGCGTGGCGCATCCCGAGGGCGAGAACCCCGACGATATCCTCCCGCCCTTCGACCCCGAGCGCATGAGCCACGAGAACGAGGCGGCCCCGGTAGACGTGGGCTTCCTGCGCTACCTCAACCCCCACAGCCTGCGGGTGATGCGCGGCGTTGTGGAGCCCAGCGTGGCGGATGACCCGGCGAATACCCGCTACCAGTTCGAGCGGCAGGGCTACTTCTGGCGCGATCCGGTGGACAGCCGGGAGGGAGCGCTCGTCTTCGGCCGGATCATGACCCTCAAGGATACCTGGGCGAAGGAGGTGGGGAAGGCGGAAGGCGCGAGGCCGAAAGCCGAGGCGCCGAAGGTTGAAGCCCCGCAGGCGGCGGGTCCCAAGCCCCACGCTGTCTCCCTCACCCCCGAGCAGGATGCAGAGGTCGCTCGCCTGACAGCTCAGGGCGTCGCGGAGGCGGACGCGCGCACGCTCGCGCGGGACGCGGTCCTGGGGGAATTCTTTGTGGGGGCCAATGCTGGTAAGCACGCCGCACAGGTCGCGGCCTGGATCGTGAACGACCTCGCCCCCGGCCTGCGTTCGGGCGAGAGCCGCCTTGCCGCCGCCGACCTGCCCGCGCTCGCCGCTCTCCTGGCGGGGGGACAGATCAGCACCCGCATCGCCAAGGAAGTCCTCGCCCGCGCCGCCGAATCTGGCGAGGCGCCTGCCGCCATCGTGGAGCGCGAGGGCCTGCGCGTGGTGACGGATACGGGAGCGATTGAGGCCGCCATCCGCGAGGTCATGAGCGCCAACCCCGACAAGGTGGAGGCGTACCGGGGCGGCAAGACGGGGTTGATGGGCTTCTTCACCGGCCAGGTGATGCGGGCGACCGGGGGCAAGGCGGACCCGAAGGTGGTCGCCGAGCGGCTGGGAGCGGCGCTGAAGGGCTAA